In Deinococcus aerius, the following are encoded in one genomic region:
- the recA gene encoding recombinase RecA produces MSKESTKDLGTPSDSKERTKAIETAMSQIEKQFGKGSIMRLGAESKLDVQVVSTGSLSLDLALGVGGIPRGRITEIYGPESGGKTTLALSIIAQAQKAGGTCAFIDAEHALDPVYARSLGVNTDELLVSQPDNGEQALEIMELLVRSGAIDVVVVDSVAALTPRAEIEGEMGDSLPGLQARLMSQALRKLTAILSKTGTAAIFINQVREKIGVMYGNPETTTGGRALKFYSSVRLDVRKIGQPIKLGNDAVANTVKVKTVKNKVAAPFKEVELTLMYGKGFDQLSDLVGLAADMDIIKKAGSFYSYGDERIGQGKEKAIAYIAERPEMEQEIRDRVLAAIKEGRTGDVAAVTSVPAVAE; encoded by the coding sequence ATGAGCAAGGAAAGTACCAAGGATTTGGGCACGCCCAGCGACAGCAAGGAACGCACCAAGGCCATCGAGACGGCCATGAGCCAGATCGAGAAGCAGTTCGGCAAGGGCTCGATCATGCGCCTGGGCGCCGAGAGCAAGCTGGACGTGCAGGTCGTCTCCACCGGCAGCCTCAGCCTCGACCTCGCGCTGGGCGTGGGCGGCATTCCGCGCGGGCGCATCACCGAGATTTACGGCCCCGAGTCGGGCGGCAAGACGACGCTGGCCCTGAGCATCATCGCCCAGGCGCAGAAGGCGGGCGGCACCTGCGCCTTTATCGACGCCGAACACGCCCTGGACCCGGTGTACGCCCGCAGCCTCGGGGTGAACACCGACGAACTCCTCGTCTCGCAGCCCGACAACGGCGAGCAGGCGCTGGAGATCATGGAACTCCTCGTCAGAAGTGGCGCCATCGACGTGGTCGTGGTCGACTCGGTCGCCGCGCTGACCCCCCGCGCCGAGATCGAGGGCGAGATGGGCGACTCGCTGCCCGGCCTCCAGGCCCGCCTGATGAGCCAGGCCCTCCGCAAGCTGACCGCCATCCTGTCGAAGACGGGCACCGCCGCCATCTTCATCAATCAGGTGCGCGAGAAGATCGGCGTGATGTACGGCAACCCCGAGACGACCACGGGTGGCCGCGCGCTGAAGTTCTACTCCTCGGTGCGGTTGGACGTCCGCAAGATCGGCCAGCCCATCAAGCTCGGCAACGACGCGGTGGCGAACACCGTCAAGGTCAAGACCGTCAAGAACAAGGTCGCCGCACCCTTCAAGGAGGTCGAGCTGACCCTGATGTACGGCAAGGGCTTCGACCAGCTCTCCGACCTGGTGGGTCTCGCGGCCGACATGGACATCATCAAGAAGGCCGGGAGCTTCTACTCTTACGGCGACGAGCGCATCGGCCAGGGCAAGGAAAAGGCCATCGCCTACATCGCCGAGCGCCCCGAGATGGAGCAGGAAATCCGCGACCGCGTGCTGGCCGCCATCAAGGAAGGCCGCACGGGCGACGTGGCCGCCGTGACGAGCGTGCCCGCCGTGGCGGAATAA
- the thpR gene encoding RNA 2',3'-cyclic phosphodiesterase — MTRTKIRKTPRPAAPPVEEAPQIETPEVTSSPTGRTPRPAPSQQDRTLRLFYALKVPSDVAAALAEAQKQLRGNWRPVRADQFHITLAYLPAVPQGRVDDLKRLGAALTKDVPPTPIRLRGTGYFPNEGSPRVWFVKVEAEGLTELAAGLRAGIKELGLETDDLPFKAHVTLARKKGPAPRLSPLTFDLGWQAGNAALIRSTLRKTGPIYDTVSTFRFRGAASEEPVPPTTPHSPLTTSPTEETP; from the coding sequence ATGACGCGCACGAAGATCAGGAAGACGCCCCGCCCCGCCGCGCCGCCTGTGGAGGAGGCTCCTCAAATCGAGACGCCGGAGGTCACCTCTTCCCCCACCGGCCGTACCCCGCGCCCCGCGCCCTCCCAGCAGGACCGCACCCTCCGCCTCTTCTACGCCCTCAAGGTGCCGAGCGACGTGGCCGCCGCCCTGGCCGAGGCGCAGAAGCAACTGCGCGGCAACTGGCGCCCCGTGCGCGCCGACCAGTTTCACATCACCCTCGCCTACCTGCCCGCCGTGCCGCAAGGGCGCGTGGACGACCTCAAGCGGCTGGGGGCGGCGCTCACGAAGGACGTCCCACCGACGCCCATCCGCCTGCGCGGCACCGGCTACTTCCCCAACGAGGGCAGCCCCCGCGTCTGGTTCGTGAAGGTGGAGGCCGAGGGGCTGACGGAACTGGCCGCCGGGTTGCGGGCGGGGATCAAGGAGTTGGGGCTCGAAACCGACGACCTCCCCTTCAAGGCGCACGTCACGCTGGCGCGCAAAAAAGGCCCCGCGCCCCGGCTCTCGCCCCTCACCTTCGACCTCGGCTGGCAGGCGGGGAACGCCGCGCTGATCCGCAGCACCCTCCGTAAGACCGGCCCGATCTACGACACCGTGAGCACCTTTCGCTTTAGGGGAGCAGCCAGCGAAGAGCCCGTGCCCCCAACCACCCCCCACTCACCACTGACCACTTCCCCCACCGAGGAGACGCCATGA